A genome region from Vulpes lagopus strain Blue_001 chromosome 7, ASM1834538v1, whole genome shotgun sequence includes the following:
- the PPP3R2 gene encoding calcineurin subunit B type 2 codes for MGNEASYPEEMCSHFSQDEIKRLGKRFKKLDLDCSGALSVDEFLSLPELQQNPLVQRVVDVFDTDGNGEVDFREFILGASQFSVRGDEEQKLRFAFSIYDMDKDGYISNGELFQVLKMMVGDNLKDWQLQQLVDKTIIILDRDGDGKISFEEFSAAVGGLEVHKKLVVIV; via the coding sequence ATGGGGAACGAAGCCAGTTACCCCGAGGAGATGTGCTCCCACTTCAGCCAGGACGAAATTAAGAGGCTGGGCAAGCGGTTCAAGAAGCTGGACCTGGACTGCTCGGGCGCCCTGAGCGTGGACGAGTTCCTGTCGCTGCCCGAGCTGCAGCAGAACCCGCTGGTGCAGCGAGTGGTCGACGTCTTCGACACGGACGGCAACGGGGAGGTGGACTTCAGGGAGTTCATCCTGGGGGCCTCCCAGTTCAGCGTCAGGGGCGACGAGGAGCAGAAGCTGAGGTTTGCCTTCAGCATCTACGACATGGATAAAGACGGCTACATCTCCAACGGGGAGCTCTTCCAGGTGCTGAAGATGATGGTCGGGGACAACCTGAAAGACTGGCAGTTACAGCAGCTGGTGGACAAGACCATCATCATCCTGGATAGAGACGGGGACGGGAAGATCTCCTTCGAGGAGTTCAGTGCTGCGGTCGGAGGCCTGGAGGTGCACAAGAAGCTGGTAGTAATTGTGTGA